The proteins below come from a single Zea mays cultivar B73 chromosome 8, Zm-B73-REFERENCE-NAM-5.0, whole genome shotgun sequence genomic window:
- the LOC100273750 gene encoding uncharacterized protein LOC100273750, whose translation MDSPEHVTSGKRQRKRSKYLLPPYTSLVVVDKIALKPVDLPRALVTEAAEDGSDMSPLPDSIVVEDVLLLVRRLGEVPRHKDDFPKDAEGFLCLFRSTTFVHGADYESCKAYECPLVRGSGKVGMEIVVALASDSHAFLNQGSCVLKRTRKKDEAVSGSPSIKKKREKTSLASADIPIAPAIPIRQLKAEDMRTLMKAESGLRGIGLGVKNNKGKPSPLKVPISAADPGAVELGHEHAQANVLAVCNTFPEQPAKENDATNLEATRSEMNMQNGTVDVPIRSVQTEAMKLQANNPIDVNAQSVAVDVPVGSVSKEATEPETSVHKDKNVQSDVSGVSDRIVSKEPTESETDDHINENVQSVAADMSSRSVSKEAAMTDADIGIHENTQSAADLPDSSGPSPMHEDMSQPVDGHKEPGSVEVCIVQQSYASLEAMVPEMLKKANANGAGTIGVNYTLKDEFQKDGQPVEKVKLPAEVANHSCGGGTNGTWLDPANLTPKKRKKVAQHFSNPAAVIVEFAPGATVPSRQELLSTFGKYGDLIESQTDISETTRSASVVYGKSVEAEEAYRNGCQYLLGQFGPPFATLRLDFSPIVPSPSPPASKPPLRDIRKNLEDMISSRRSALNKATSSADAQLDPVPDKLLGEMQGLLAKVDRMLTRPHANAP comes from the coding sequence ATGGATAGCCCTGAGCATGTAACCTCAGGAAAGCGACAGCGGAAGAGGAGTAAGTACCTGTTGCCACCATACACCAGCTTGGTTGTGGTTGACAAGATTGCCCTCAAACCGGTTGATCTGCCAAGGGCATTGGTGACCGAAGCTGCTGAAGATGGCAGCGATATGTCGCCATTGCCAGACAGCATTGTTGTGGAAGATGTCTTGCTGCTGGTGCGAAGATTAGGGGAGGTTCCCAGGCATAAGGACGACTTTCCAAAGGACGCTGAGGGATTTCTCTGTTTGTTTAGAAGCACAACATTTGTTCACGGTGCTGACTATGAGTCTTGTAAGGCATATGAATGTCCACTCGTGCGTGGCTCTGGAAAAGTTGGCATGGAAATTGTTGTCGCTCTAGCCTCTGATTCACATGCTTTTCTGAATCAAGGCAGTTGTGTGTTGAAGAGGACCAGGAAAAAAGATGAAGCTGTGAGTGGTAGCCCTTCCATCAAGAAGAAGCGGGAGAAGACCTCTCTTGCCAGCGCTGATATACCAATCGCTCCTGCTATTCCTATTAGGCAGTTGAAAGCAGAAGATATGAGAACCCTCATGAAGGCTGAAAGTGGTCTAAGGGGTATAGGATTAGGAGTTAAGAATAATAAGGGCAAACCTTCACCTTTGAAAGTTCCTATTTCAGCTGCGGATCCTGGAGCAGTGGAATTAGGACACGAACATGCCCAAGCAAATGTTCTGGCTGTGTGCAATACGTTCCCTGAACAGCCCGCAAAAGAAAACGATGCTACTAACTTGGAAGCAACAAGGTCAGAAATGAATATGCAAAATGGTACTGTAGATGTGCCTATCAGAAGTGTTCAGACAGAAGCAATGAAATTGCAAGCTAATAATCCCATAGATGTGAATGCACAAAGCGTTGCTGTAGATGTCCCTGTAGGAAGTGTTTCTAAGGAAGCAACAGAGCCAGAAACTAGTGTACACAAGGACAAGAATGTGCAAAGCGATGTTTCAGGTGTATCTGACAGAATTGTTTCTAAGGAACCAACAGAGTCGGAAACTGACGATCACATAAACGAGAATGTGCAGAGTGTCGCTGCAGATATGTCTTCCAGAAGTGTTTCAAAGGAAGCAGCAATGACCGATGCTGATATTGGCATACATGAAAATACGCAAAGTGCTGCAGATTTGCCTGACAGCAGTGGGCCGTCTCCTATGCATGAAGACATGTCTCAGCCTGTGGATGGACATAAGGAGCCTGGGAGTGTAGAAGTCTGCATAGTCCAGCAATCTTACGCTTCTCTGGAAGCTATGGTGCCAGAAATGCTTAAGAAAGCTAACGCTAATGGCGCAGGCACAATCGGTGTGAATTATACACTCAAAGACGAGTTTCAAAAGGATGGACAACCTGTCGAGAAAGTGAAGCTACCAGCAGAAGTGGCGAACCATTCCTGTGGTGGAGGTACCAATGGCACTTGGCTGGACCCTGCTAACCTTACACCTAAGAAAAGGAAGAAAGTCGCGCAGCACTTCAGCAATCCAGCAGCCGTCATAGTGGAATTCGCACCCGGTGCCACTGTTCCGTCCAGACAGGAGCTGCTCTCCACATTCGGCAAGTACGGCGACTTGATCGAGTCTCAGACCGATATTTCGGAAACTACCCGCAGCGCCTCTGTCGTGTATGGGAAAAGCGTTGAGGCCGAGGAGGCGTACAGGAACGGTTGCCAGTACCTTCTTGGTCAGTTTGGGCCTCCGTTCGCTACGCTAAGGCTTGATTTCTCCCCAATCGTGCCTTCACCGTCTCCTCCCGCTTCGAAACCTCCGCTCCGAGATATTCGGAAGAACCTCGAGGACATGATTTCGTCCCGGCGCTCGGCTTTGAACAAGGCGACCTCGTCGGCAGACGCCCAGCTGGACCCTGTTCCAGATAAGCTTCTGGGGGAGATGCAGGGGCTGTTGGCAAAAGTCGACAGGATGCTTACCAGGCCTCATGCTAATGCTCCTTAG